Proteins encoded in a region of the Magallana gigas chromosome 8, xbMagGiga1.1, whole genome shotgun sequence genome:
- the LOC105344224 gene encoding ras-related C3 botulinum toxin substrate 2, with amino-acid sequence MAQGRPIKCVVVGDGTVGKTCMLISYTTDSFPGEYVPTVFDNYTANMMVDGVPVSLGLWDTAGQEDYDRLRPLSYPQTDVFLICFSVVSPSSYENVTTKWNPEVKHHCPEAPILLVGTKIDLRENKEAIGQLASQGLSPVKREQGIKLANKIRAVKYMECSALTQRGLKQVFDEACRAVLQPQPIRTKNHKCQLL; translated from the exons ATGGCTCAGGGTCGGCCAATCAAATGTGTAGTTGTTGGGGATGGTACAGTGGGCAAGACGTGTATGCTGATCTCATATACCACAGACAGCTTCCCAGGGGAATATGTCCCTACAGT ATTTGATAATTACACAGCCAATATGATGGTGGACGGGGTTCCTGTTAGCCTTGGATTATGGGATACTGCTGGGCAGGAGGATTACGACAGATTACGTCCATTATCTTATCCACAA ACAGATGTCTTCTTAATATGTTTTAGTGTAGTCAGTCCTTCATCATATGAAAATGTCACCACAAAATGGAACCCAGAGGTGAAACATCACTGTCCGGAAGCGCCCATACTTTTAGTGG GTACGAAAATAGATCTTCGAGAAAATAAAGAGGCTATAGGACAACTAGCTTCCCAAGGTTTGTCACCTGTGAAACGTGAGCAAGGAATCAAGTTGGCCAATAAAATCCGTGCGGTCAAGTACATGGAGTGTTCAGCCCTTACCCAAAGAGGTCTTAAACAG gtTTTCGATGAGGCCTGTCGAGCCGTTTTGCAGCCTCAACCAATTAGAACAAAAAATCACAAATGCCAGCTTCTATGA